The Branchiostoma floridae strain S238N-H82 chromosome 3, Bfl_VNyyK, whole genome shotgun sequence genomic sequence GCGTAtgtcctatcagttagttccgCTCTAGTctattaattaaatccggcccgtaagatttgatacttgtattgaatacgtcaGGGTATAAGCTATTTGAATTACACTTACacgttcacgggccacgtttagataagtagcagattgctctacaagcagtatagcagccgattttagcgccccctatgcttgccgatttcttatcaattagatcgctctagttcattaattaaatccggcccgtaggatttgatacttgtattgaatacgtaagggtataagctatctaaattacacttacaagttcacgggccacgtttagataagcagcagattggaatacaagcagtttagcagccgattttatgcccccccccccttgcttGCGTAtgtcctatcagttagttccaCTCTAGTTCAtgaattaaatccggcccgtaagatttgatacttgtattgaatacgttagggtatgaTTTATCTAAATTGGCCtcacaagttcacgggccacgtttagataagtagcatatcgctctacaagccgtatagcaGCAGATTTTACGTAAGTacactcactccggtaggtgtcgctgctggagttttttttaattttgctgttATTTGCAAAACTAAGAATTGCGACTTAACGATAACAAACTGAAATTGTTGGGAAAATACTATTTTATAACTTTTGCCAACGCTAACGTTGAAAAATGTGTTCAATTGGGCTaaatcgcaaaaaaaaagaaaaatatatgtaGTCGAATCGGATGCTACCTTTCCTCTAAgtcaaaatcggctgctaaaatcggctgctaaaatcggctgctaaatgggctgctaacttcagcccGGTACGAGCTATCCCACGAACTTAGTGTTCTTTTCTGGATTTGTTTATCACAGTATGTGGCTAAAGACTGTGGTCTTATCAATtttgtcctgaaaaaaaaaggagccTAGTACCCATGCTGGTCCCAGCTCCCGCCCGCTCCTGTGCCGCTTCCCTGCCGTACTGTACGTGTATTCTACTGAGAAGCGATCAGAGGAATCAAGAGTAGAACGGATTCCAGACTAAAAAAGAGGCACAGATTCTATTACCAGTAGTAGTAGCTGTCTTAGTCTCATGATGCCAATATATGACTTTCTTGTTTAGAAAGTCAAATATGTTTTGAAGGATTTTCTTTAGAAacaaacagaatttttttacgTGAAACGATAAAAGAGCAAACATGATAAAATCCAGCTTTTAATGCCCCAAATGATGTATGTGCCAAAATCAACCGATCCAACGCAACCAATAAATTGGGGTCTTGAAGCAGTTCTAACGAGCATTCCTATTGGATGTTCGGTTGTACTTCCCGACTTGCAATACACTTCGTTATCTACTAGTATTACCTTTGTATGGATCCACCTATCAAAGAATAGCAATAAAGCCTACTTAATGTACGTGTAGATACATTTAGCGTATTTAGCTTTTATATGTGCCTACATGATCACTTGACatgccaccgatgttgtgcTCTTGAACgctacacgactttcttcactaggctccacccaggtgtaaaaatgttggAAAGGTTTCAGTTGAGCTACGCCTCCTTACACAGTGGATAAAAACCCAATGCCTtcacggcctcaaaaaggctatgggactataTTTACCTTTGTTCGTTTAGTCGATGGGAAGTTGTAGGAACAAACTTGAGTGTTCTGTACTGTCTGTAGTATGTGACGTTGTTTATAGCCTATTTGATTAAGGACGTGTTGTTTGTAGATCACTTGTGCtgtcaaaaacatgattttACCCGTCATACATACCTATATTGATCTATATTATGTTTTAAAGAACTTTAAAAGTCATTAATAACTGGGGATTTGCATTCCTTGTATCACGTATGCGAGTCAAATAAAGATTGAGAGAGAATCAAGATTATCTCTGTGCTTGAGACCGCCAACGGTTTATCTGTGCTCTGAGCCAGTAGGGTCTACATGCCTTCTTAAGTTTCTCCGTGAGGCATAGCGAGCTATTTCAAATCACTATGTTGCACTAGTACTCCTATGTTATTGCCAGGACcaccatgcagaccctccatcTCCATCACCCTCAGCGGCCCTTCTACGGGCGATTCTCTGGCAAATCACTCAATAGGCTCCATATGACAGCTGGGTTCCAGTCATCCATACACAGCGGTGACCCCTTCATCATGACGGACCTCTCGACCCCAGTGGTAATATGTCACTTCGTATTCAATCATTCAAAGGGGCTGAGGAAAGTTTAGAACTCGTCAGTGCACCGTGGGTCGTCCCGAGGTCCCCTCCCTAAATGTGCACCCCCATGAGAACAGAGGGCGAAGCCTGACTGGTCCCAGCTGGAATTCTCTCAATACCTTACTAATCTCTACACTACTCTTCTCTGAAATGCTTCATCCTGGTGTAACCGTCACCGTGTCAAGGGTCGTCTGAAGAAACCAGGCTTTCTGGCATGTCACAACGTTAACAACGAACGAACTTTATCAGTGCTCGGCATTTACAAGGTACAATTTATGGCAATTACAAACTAATCAACACAATAATAGtcttttctagaaaaaaagatTAACGATGGCCATGGGAAAATTGACGAAATGTTGCATTTCTTTCCTGACAACGCTAGATTCGAGaaggtcgacaacgctttaagTTTAAATGATGAATGCCGGCAACGCTATACGCTAAATTCGGTAGGCCGGCAACACCCACCATCCGGGGGCATGCTATATCGGGGAAATATTGAAACCATGACcttttgaaacgcaatttcttgCATTATTgctgacagactaagctaagtttaatgacatttttatcaacAAAATTTCCTAGTATGCTAAGCTGTGTTTAATTAAATGTCTACtactgtattaaaaaaaaaaaaaacagacaaggtTATTTTTGTGGAGTGTCTGACCCCCTGTCACAACTCTAGGATACATTCAGGATCATTCTGCTACGCATAAAGCGAGGGTCAGACGGAGGCGGAGAGGGAAGGACGATCAAGATGTGATTAAGATTGACTCCAGATGTTTTCTGCCATCCTGGTGTTACTCGCCAAGGTTGACCAACAACGATCTACAATCCCTCTGATGTCATTGATCATCTCATACGACGTACTCACATCACAAAATTtctagtcaaaaatggccaaaaaaacaaactaatatatttttgaaatgatCTATGAATAAGGTGTTGATGGGGCCCTGTGGGCATATCTTCAATGCActtctgtaccaaatttcaggtcatttggtttgaatacaagggcataggagccaataatatgaatttttagtcaaaaatggccgaaaccccccccccccccaaataattcatttttaaagaaatctatgaaacaaatatattgggtcctgtggtcatatgtccatTGCACCTCTGTACCTAATTCCAGGTCATTaagctgtaataccagggcacaggggcccaaaatatatattttttggtctagaaatgacaaaaaaaaaaaacatttaggtggtagatagcttttagcgtcatgacaaagtggggcaagtttgtgtttcagccccctaacatttaactGCGAAACTAGTTGttaagacactccaaagaggataactgcagaaaggaacgatggattgccatcattttaggcatgcaggtagcttaggcaaagatattcataatgatatacatgttatgggtttaatgtgcataattaaAGAGGAAATTGTATCATATCATTGTTGTCAATAACTGATAGGTGGAGCATAAGCATATaccaagtatgcaaattaggatcagatttgtataatatatacatgtctACCTGGGTACCGAGGGtcgattacgctttacgtgaaatgtACTGGCTTCGCTTTATATTTACGGCAAAATTTCCAGTCCTCACTGCAAATTAGTAATTGAATAGCTTctctacgaattacgggaaatcaAAAAGACCTtgcggaaaagagcatgcaaaGTTGGAGACCCGACCCTCCTATAGCATTTCTCCGTTATAATAAAGTCTCTCTTTTGTAAAGCGATACAAATGTAATGACTTGATAACGTACAGGTTCATTTAGAGATTTGGGGCATAACATTTAATAGTCGATTGAAAATGTCTGTGCCCGTCTGTTGTCATGGGTGCGTCCTACATCAAGACGAATCTGCGGAGACAAAATGGGTCGCTAGTTTCTAGCTGACTCACTTTCACAAGTTTCCCGTCAGTGATGATGACAgctgtttatgtttttgtttacgGCCCTGCTCTCAATTTCCTCCGGTCATAAGGTCATGTCGTGATTCCGCTGGCGGACGCCTCATTCTGCCCTGGCATGTGTTAGGTTTGAGACGTCTCTGTGGCTATGAGGTGAGGAACATAACGGTTTATACTTGTGAAgaagggaaggggaggggggcgtgcgtggGCGAAGTTCCAGGAAAGTTGTTCGTTTCAGTTAGCAGCACGTTGGGTTAGGATCGGCATGATTATGGCTTGAACCAGAGACAGTCGTTACCTACTCGTTGGAAGTAAGAAACAGGGTTACCTTGTACATATCATATTTTAACTGGCACTGGCTGCATACTTGGATTTAATAGATGGCGGGATGGTACGTTTGTCATGTAACTGCTAGGTCAGGGTCGCTGTGTACACTACTGAGTACTGACTAGTAGGTACCGGTAGAATTACGCATTAGTGATAGTTGGGAAAGTCTGTCAGGATTTTCTGTGTATTGGGAAATGACTCCTGGGGGCTAACGATAACACACAGCAGTCCAATAGTTTTAAGAGACAAGGTCTTGCAAAAATGTTGTATGTAAATCCGGTTACGGACCTGAAAGAAGGGTagcaaacttttctcttttttgtCCCCTTTTGTATAGATTTCGGCCGAAGTTATACAACAAATTAAATGAGTACAAGTTAGCATTGTAAagctgaaatacatgtacatattaggcacttatattttcaacattatatGTTGTAATTATACAGATATTCGCTGTACAAACGTAATTATAAAAGGGCAAAAAAGTACAAAGTTAACTACATAATCTTACATAAACTATTCAAAAACTATTTAACAGAGTGTGAAATACGGGAATTCAGTTTTGAATttcgccattttgattttttgaaACTTTCATGTCCCCTTCAAAGTTTGCTCTAAATGGCACAGTTTCCGACAATTTCCTGTTTCTTCtcctttgttttgtgttgttttggtcTGTCATGTTTGACTCCCTGGAAGTGTAGTTGTAACGCTTCTGCCATCTCACCTCATGCTCTTAGATGAACCCTAGACCTCCCGAGGTCATTTGTCCTTCTCCAGTTACTGTACAGCCGGAGGATATGGAGTTGGAAGTAATTACCAGACTGACATTGTGCCCTCTTTCTGTCCACTACTGACTCTGTAATGATAAATTGTGGCAAGACGGTTGTCAGGTCTGATTCTCTACTCCACAAGTTCCGGTTGGATGGGAGGTCGTTTAGTCCTTCTGCCGATTCCATGCTCTTCATTCTCAAGACTTTCTCCTTAGTTATGCACTGAGTACTATACCATTGAGGTCGACGATAAACAACGCAGAAACAACGGATACAAACGCCCGGAAATGAACCTTGAACTGATATTGTATATTCGCCTGTTCTCTACACTTACAAAATGGTTTCTGAGCATTTGGAAACTTTATTCATTTTCTGTGCGCAGTGCCATGTCCTAGCAAGGAgattttaaaagctccttggtcctAGTAAGTATGAACTAGGTCGGCTGAGAGTGTCGTTATgtatagtatactagtatttatgggtttacggaaaagcctgggcccagcaggctagccaGCAGACTTTTCTGAGCCCCTTTtggggccccaaggctatgaatgggggtttGGCACCTAATGGATTTTTCAAAGCTAACAGGGTAACGATaactactgctgctgctgggggCATTGTACAGAAGGTAACTGTTTTTCACATTTGGTCACAGGGGGAGGCAGCAATGAACTACTAGCATCCACAGTTATTTTACATATGAACACAATGTATTCTCTTTGGTTATTCTTCCAGTCAGGCCTACAGAAAGGATGGTTGGACCTCTTATGAAATTTCCTTGTaaaaaaactgggtcagtggtaaCCCAAGGCAACACTTGGGACCCTAGGGTGGAGGCTGTTTGCCAAAActtcaaatttgaaacagatgtcTCCACCATCAAGTGTCAGTGAGCATGGATGCAGGAATggatgtatgttatgtgtttatatgtgtcaaCTTGTATGTGAGGGGGATAGCCACTATAAGTATTGTAGGAATGACTGGCagtatagtcaaaggaaaagtaaatgtactAAACCTGGGAGTTCCTGTGGATGTTCATTGATTGTTCATTGCTGTAAACCAACCCCAATGCTCCATGAATATGAGCAAACTGTTGCCTTCTTTCCAATGCACATTGCATGCACTGGAAATATCGGTTACCCAGttttaggtttaaaaaaatccaatatGGGCCCAAACCCCatccatagccttggggcccaaaaagggtggcctggctagcctgctgggcccaggcttttccgtaaacccagtTTTATCACAAGATGTGAGCGGTGTGTAGGGCATGGGGTTAAGGTGAAGTGATTTGAGAGGGCTTACTTATcaaacagaaaaacaatttAAGGCAAagctaaacaaaacaaaaagaaggaGATTGTGGGAAATTGTGGCAATGTCAAAGCAAAGTTGGGGAGGGTGCTGATGATTTTATCTCCTGAGGTTTTCTTGGAGTTTCGCCAAATAACACTCCAAATTGGAATATTTCGCCTAACAACACTCTAAAGTTGTGGTCTGCAGTTTGAGACAAATATTTGGCTATGCTGATTGGATACAAGTGTTAATGATTGAGCGTACACTTTCGTATCAAGCGTCAATCAATTTCTCCTAAAAAAATATGAGTCTTTGGAAATTTCTCAGTATCTGGGATGAATATAGGGGTATGATTTATGGCGCCTTGTCGTAATGGTACATCTGGGTCGTATATCcaaactccaagcagagattgaaGGGAGAGGTCGTTGGTGCTCGTTTTCTGATATATCGTCTGTCAGATGACTGTCGAAGGGGGCAATAACGTTGAGGGGGAGGGGCACAAGCCTTCATACTTCGAGCGCAGTCAACCGTTTTCATTCCACGCTCAAATTGGATGCAGAGTTAAGTAATGCGAAATTGACTGCTGGACTAACCGTAAATCAACGTCAGACTGCTAAATTTAACGTAATACGTAGCCGATACCATTCCGAGTACGACGGCAATACGTAAAGTGATCGCCCATCAGAAAACAAATCCCACTCAGAAGAGGTTAATGACCTCTGATCTCCCGTCAACTTCCTGCTTGGAGAGAAGGCAACTGGGTCACCCGTCATACACCGTAgcgcttactctccaagcagaggttaggctccggctttttttttagtcgtttttatcgggctttctattttgtcatttttcttgaagtacgccagttaggttttgacacagcaagatattaaaaaaaattgaaagcccgataaaaacgactaaaaaaacgttaaaaaacagacggagcctaacctctgcttggagagtacgtagCGCTTGTGTGGGTGGATCAGTTTGTCTGGAATGTACCTTCCCACTCAAGGGTTCCTCATCATAGAGAACTCTTAGAGTTCGTCATGGTCGCTGAAAACTCCTAATGAAGTCATGGCCCAGGGATGCATCTTTCTACTATAAAAGAGGAAATCTTCGCGGTGCGTTTAATTTCCTTCCCACCTATCCTATTGTTTCAACCGCGAACGTAACCCTCCATTTCCTTAACTTCCCACGAACATCCccttttacagtatgttgtcGTTACTGTAACGATTATTTTGGTAAGCCCGCGTGGCCGGGGTTTAATGGTCGCGAGGCACTTAAAGCAGAGAACACGTGGTCCATCCCTAGGCCCTATACAAGTATTTATTGACACAACTAAAGCGAAGAGACTTCCACATGGTCTTCTATGACTATACATACAATCACCCTATGCATGTGTTTACGTATTTGTAAATAAGAGCCTAGTGATCATGATTTGCATATACTGGGCACTATAGACGTATTGAATATATTCACAAGAATTGAAGAAGAGCGCTAGCAGTGAGAGTTGTCAATTCCACATTGCCATGTGGGTCTttgttgccttttgttctaaaaGAAGTCCGAaacctttgtaacaatctaactgagTTAGATAACAACTTAATTTGAACAATATCTAAACATTTGTTTAACTTTCTAAAACAACATGTTAGAGACATTTCGAACGCTCAATGCATTATTTTACTTAAAGTATTTTCTAAGCTGCAACATAGATCTAGATTCAGCGTTTGttatcacatgttccaacatgcTAGATCATTCTGTAAATTGGTCAGTTGACGGGGACAAACTTCGAGAACAATTTAGAAGTATTGTAATTGTTTCATTGAAAAGTGTTCAACTTGATAAAGAAATATCACATGAAAACCATTGAAATGACTTGGAATTGACCCTAATTCTCATTAATTCTTTTGATAGAATTTGTTCCTTCTGTTTTAGCACACTTATAAAGGAGGGAAATATGGACACTTGGGTCGTGGAAAAGCCATACAAAGAGGGGAAGCTGAAGATAAGGAAGGTGAAAGATGTAGAAACATGCAGAGATCCGACGGGGAAACCAAGGAAAAGGACAAAGACACATGACAATGTGAAAACGGTAAAGATGGTGGGAGGAGAGAAGAATGAAGAGCAGGAGGACGAAGAAGAGAGTTCTTGTGTGAACCAACAGGAAGAGACGGAAAAGGAGAAGCAAGAGGGGGAGATGAAGGAGGAGCAAGAGAAGGAGATTTCTATAAAGAACCACGAGGAGATGAGGGACCAGAAAGAGGAGGATGAGATCTCTGATGAGAATCAAGAGGAGAAGACGGAgcaagaggaggaggagaaagagcAGATGGAAGCGGAGGAAGGAGAAAACACTGTTGAGGCTGAAGGCATTGAAACGGAGGAGGAGTCGGATGAGCAAACGGAGGAGGAGGGATTGGAGACGGAGGAGGGGGAATCGGAGGAGGAATCGGAGGAGGAGAGGGactttaaatgtaaaaaatgtggCCGTCGCTTCAAGCGGATGGAGCATCTCAAGCTCCACATGCGCACCCACACGGGCGAGCAGAGCTACCTGTGCGGCGAGTGCTTCCGGCGGTTCAGACACAAGGGCAGCCTCGTCAGGCACATGTTCCTCCACTCGGGACAGGAGAAATACGTGTGCGACAAATGCAGCAAGCGCTTCAGCCGTGGTGACAAGTATCGGGAACACCTGCTGAAACATGTCACCAAATCTATCAGCATTGAAGTGGACGATCCTTACGCTTTTAACGAGTGTGACAGCGAAAcggagaaaaaaatgcaaaggaAAAAGAAGAGGTCTTTTGCATGTAGTGATTGTAAGAAAACGTTCTCGCGGGCGTACCGTTTGAAAATGCATCGTAGGATACACTCTGGTGCCTCGCCATTCAAGTGCGAAGTGTGTGAAAAGGAATATGATCTGTTGGAGCGGTTAAAAGACCACGTGCGCGTGCACAGCAGCGAGAAAGTGCACGAGTGTGAAAAATGTGGAAAGAGGTTTCTTCGGCTCCAACACTTCAAGAACCACGAACTGAcgcacacaggtgagaagccaCACCCCTGCACAAAGTGCAAAAAACGATTCACCAGGATCGCGCACCTGCGCGCTCATATGAAAACACATACTAGAGAGAAATCCTACGAGTGTGACTCGTGCGGCATGCAATTCTGCCAGGCAAGTGCTTTCTGTCGCCACAAGAAAACTCACTccggagagaaacccttcaaatgtGAACATTGCCAGCAGGAATTCAGTCGTCTTGAACACTTGAAGAGGCACATATGGATTCATTACGAGCCCGCGCCCTATAAGTCACGTTTGAGGAAaccattgtttaaaaaaagtagctGTATAAATGGTGATACTTGATTTCTTATGGTGTGGTACTATGTCCTAGTACGTCTGTACGGCTGAGAGTGTTGTTATGTATAGTATATCTATCACAAGATTTGAGAGGGCTTACTTATTAAACAGAAAAACAAGGCAAagctaaacaaaacaaaaagaaggaGATTGTGGGAAATTGTGGCAATGTCAAAGCAAAGTGGGGGAGGGTGCTGATGATTTTATCTCCTGAAGTTTTCTTGGAGTTTCGCCAAAAAACACTCCAAATTGGAATATTTCGCCAAGCAACACTCCAAAGTTGTTGTCTGCTGCTTGAGACAAATATTTGGATATGCTAATTGGTAATAAACGTTAATGAGGAAACACTTTCACAAACTAAAAATGGTTTCCTCAAACACAAACGTTTGAGGAAactattgtttaaaaaaaggagCTGTATAAATGGCGATACTTGATTTCTTATGGCGTGGTTACATTTGTCTTCGGCCGCCCTACGGTTTTGATGGCTGAGGCAGAAGTTTGCAATCGTACgatgatcgtacgacgatcgcacgatgAGACTAACCAATTAGCTCTTACTCTTTGTTTCCGTCCTCAAGTCGAACCGTTATAGTTTAGAAGAGGCTCCTGTTAGACACTGTGTATTACTGTGTCTCATTTTAATTCTTGGAATTCTGTGTATGTGAGAGGTTGGCTCCCGGGTTTCCTGAATGTTGCGCGACGTTAATTTCATTCGTAATGAATATTTTGAACGTCCTGAAATGCAACTGTCTTCCATAAGAGATGCCAAAAAGGCCTTTGCGACAACTgaaaggtactgcagcattcCTTTTCATCGCCGATGAGAATTCTACGGCACCATATTCACTTCCTATGTTATTCGGCACCTTTTGATATTGTTCTCGTTTGTGGACTCGTTTGTGTATGTTCTTATCCATATTAGCAACGTTTCTTTTTTTATCGTTGTTCTGGTTTATTCTTTTGTTACGTATTTGTTTATATATTTTACTTATTACTGTTAcccttttgtacatgtagcgGCATGTGTTCAAGCATACGCTTGAATCCTTGTCAGATGATCGATGATTGATCAATGaggttttacggtaaaatctgTTATCAAGACACATATTTGTACATAAGTGTATATAAATGCTTAACTCAATTGCTGACGTTACCAATGTAGATTTTCCAAACTTTGTTCTTTATATAACCTTGTAGTCTATTCATTAACAGAGTTTATAAATGTTACTATCGAAGTGCTATTAACTGCAGTTCACAGAAACCGCAAGGCTACAGAAATATTTAGCCGTCACTTTACTAAGATTACAATCTAACCATTGATGAGACACAACCATGATGTTCATCTGTGTTCTTTTTTCTCGAGTTTTCTTAATGACGAAGGCCGGTGTCCTGTCAAATTTCTGCCCTGTCTGATTTTGGCTCGTTGTAACAGGTTAGTCCCCCATAGCGCGACCCTTCCTCATGAAATCCACTATGCTGCTTAAAACTCACCATGCCACACTAGTGTGACGCACCTCTCTCCCCCTCAGATATTTTGGAACCCTCTAAGCAGGGGCAGGTTTGTTAGCGGGCAGAATCTTGGCCTGACAGTGGAAAGACGTAACCTATTATCAAGACTGTTGGCAGGGCTTATTGTGACCCGCTCTTTTGGTCCATCGAAAATTCCATGTTCTTAGTACCTTACCGACCACACACTCATAGGTTTTTACGAGGGTCGGTTGATTAAACGGAACACAACTTTTTTCATAGACCTTATGGCAGTTAGTTGTATTTGCTTTTGAATGTATCAACGGATATGCACGTTATCACGGTTAAGGGTAAAGACGGATGACGAGCACGCTAGGTAGAAGATTAACAGCTGTTTTGTCCCACACCTTCATCGATGAAAATTTACAAACCAAATTGGCACTCTAGACGCATCGACTCGTGGCTTTATATAATTGTGTCATGATCAGTACCGCCAACTAGCCGTCGTCTGAATGATCCACAATATAAAAAATCATTGTAAATGTTTGATGATTCAGAACAGAATATTGGAATATTAAGAATTATTGTCACTGTGCTATTTACGGATGGTGCAAATATAGTAACTATTGTCGGCGCTTTGTAATCCTTCCAGAGGTCATGGTTTGTGTAACTTTGATACGAGAAGCACAGTCAGCAAACATATACGTCCATATAAATAAGAAGTATGGAAAAACGTCGCTCATTTGAGACCAAGCAAGTTGAAGAAACACCCATGGCGCAGTTCCTATTCATCGCTGTGCTCGCTTTGGCGGCTTCTGCCAAGGGTAAGCATGCCAACATATGTTTCTTCTCTTATCATATGGAAAATTTCCTTAATTCAAGTTTAATAATGTAAACTTGATGGTTTATTTGCACGTAATTTAACGATTGCATGGCATTCGTTGACTCTGAACTGTTACTTAGCATATTGCACATAGTTGTAGATGAATCAAAAGCGTTTGACGACGTGAATAAATTTTTATTCGGAATGTTTTTTGAAAATCTAAGAACCTTAGTAAAGGCACAGATGAAAGGCGTAAGTCCGTGCTGCCAGCTTTAAGAATTACACCGTTTTCAGTACGAATGCTAAGGATACGAAACAATTATTGTAAAATCGCAAAGTATACAAAACAATTGCACTGAAGTCGGTGAACTTGTAAGTGTGCTGATAAAATTGCTCAGTGTGTATTCGGTAAAATGGCTATTAATAATAAGTATACTAACAGAATTACACTGTATTAAGTGAATTTGCTGTGTATACGAATAAAAATTCTCGTTATTCGGGAAAATTGCTAAGAATGCAGCCAGCAATCGTTTTCCCCCAGGTCAGGACTGTGTTTTCCCCTTCACTTATGGCGGCACCACGTACCATTCCTGCACATCCGCTTCCTCAACCGGATTCTGGTGCTCGTTCGACGCCGTGTACTCTGGAGGTT encodes the following:
- the LOC118410801 gene encoding zinc finger protein 501-like isoform X2; this encodes MRICSFCFSTLIKEGNMDTWVVEKPYKEGKLKIRKVKDVETCRDPTGKPRKRTKTHDNVKTVKMVGGEKNEEQEDEEESSCVNQQEETEKEKQEGEMKEEQEKEISIKNHEEMRDQKEEDEISDENQEEKTEQEEEEKEQMEAEEGENTVEAEGIETEEESDEQTEEEGLETEEGESEEESEEERDFKCKKCGRRFKRMEHLKLHMRTHTGEQSYLCGECFRRFRHKGSLVRHMFLHSGQEKYVCDKCSKRFSRGDKYREHLLKHVTKSISIEVDDPYAFNECDSETEKKMQRKKKRSFACSDCKKTFSRAYRLKMHRRIHSGASPFKCEVCEKEYDLLERLKDHVRVHSSEKVHECEKCGKRFLRLQHFKNHELTHTGEKPHPCTKCKKRFTRIAHLRAHMKTHTREKSYECDSCGMQFCQASAFCRHKKTHSGEKPFKCEHCQQEFSRLEHLKRHIWIHYEPAPYKSRLRKPLFKKSSCINGDT
- the LOC118410801 gene encoding zinc finger protein 501-like isoform X3; translation: MSTLIKEGNMDTWVVEKPYKEGKLKIRKVKDVETCRDPTGKPRKRTKTHDNVKTVKMVGGEKNEEQEDEEESSCVNQQEETEKEKQEGEMKEEQEKEISIKNHEEMRDQKEEDEISDENQEEKTEQEEEEKEQMEAEEGENTVEAEGIETEEESDEQTEEEGLETEEGESEEESEEERDFKCKKCGRRFKRMEHLKLHMRTHTGEQSYLCGECFRRFRHKGSLVRHMFLHSGQEKYVCDKCSKRFSRGDKYREHLLKHVTKSISIEVDDPYAFNECDSETEKKMQRKKKRSFACSDCKKTFSRAYRLKMHRRIHSGASPFKCEVCEKEYDLLERLKDHVRVHSSEKVHECEKCGKRFLRLQHFKNHELTHTGEKPHPCTKCKKRFTRIAHLRAHMKTHTREKSYECDSCGMQFCQASAFCRHKKTHSGEKPFKCEHCQQEFSRLEHLKRHIWIHYEPAPYKSRLRKPLFKKSSCINGDT